The following nucleotide sequence is from Mesobacillus jeotgali.
GCGCTCAGGATGGCAGATTTATTTTATGAAAAAGTCCTTACCCCTCATCCTCAAATCAGGCTGGTCAAGGACAGGGAGGACATTGATCAGCTCGCCGAGGATAAAATCGGTGCGGTCCTGACTCTGGAAGGTTGTGACGCGATTGGGCAGGATTTATTAAAGTTGCGCACATTGCTCAGACTTGGAGTACGCTCAGTAGGCTTGACGTGGAACTATGGAAATTATGTGGCTGATGGTGCCCTGGAGGAACGGGGAGCTGGCCTTTCAAGATTTGGCCGTCAGGTTGTCCAACTTCTGAATGATACTGGAACAGTCTGCGATGTCTCCCACTTATCTGAACAGGGGTTCTGGGATGTAATGGAGAGTGCTGAGCATGTCTTCGCATCTCATTCAAACTGTTATTCGCTTTGCCGCCATCCGCGCAACCTTAAGGATAATCAGATCAATGCATTGATTGATCGTGATTCAGTGATTGGTGTTACCTTTGTGCCGGAATTTTTATCAGGTAAAAAGGAATCCGCTTCAATTAATGATGTGATTCGCCATCTTGACCACATTTGTTCTCTTGGAGGAGAAAATCATGTAGGCTTTGGTTCTGATTTTGATGGAATTGAATTTACGGTAGGAAATCTTGAGGGTAATGAACAGTATGATAACCTTTGGAATGAACTTCAAAAATATTATTCTGATATACAAGTGCGTAAGTTCCTGCATAAGAATATGGCTTCCAGAATACCTGTTCTTAGTCGCTGAATTCTGTGTAGAAGAACAATTCCTAACCGTGATTGCAAGGTGGACAGGATAAGAAACTTATAATATTTTAATAAATAAAAAAATATTCATATTTTAGTCAATAATTATTCTGAAAGGGTTGCTTTTTTATTCACATAGGTCTAGAATTGTAAGCGTTTAGTACCATCCATTTGCTAGATTTCAGCACTAATTGCGAGATGTAAACCGCTTAATTCTAGTGAATTACTTGGAAAAGTGCTACACTTAATAACGAAGCGTTTTTACATATTTTTTTACGTATCTAAAGGGGTGTAAGAGATGATCAATCAACTTTCATGGAAAGTTGGCGGACAGCAGGGAGAAGGAATTGAATCTACCGGGGAAATTTTCTCTATTGCATTGAACCGTCTAGGCTACTACTTGTATGGCTACCGTCACTTTTCATCACGTATCAAGGGCGGACACACAAATAACAAGATTCGAGTAAGCACTACAGAGGTTCGATCTATTTCTGACGATTTAGATATTCTTGTAGCTTTCGACCAGGAAACAATCGATGTAAACTACAAAGAATTGCATGAGAACGGCGTAATTATTGCTGATGCGAAGTTTGACCCAAAAAAGCCTGAGGATACTCAAGCTGCGATGTATGCGGTTCCATTTACCGAAATGGCTACTGAATTGGGAACATCTCTTATGAAAAACATGGTTGCCATTGGTGCGACTAGTGCAGTTCTAGACTTGGATATCCAAGTTTTTGAAGAAGTCGTCCAGGAGATTTTCGGACGCAAAGGACAACAAGTTGTCGATAAAAATATGGAAGCCATCAAAGCTGGCTACGAATATACGAAAGAACAATTAGGCGGCGCTGAGACAATGCAGCTTGAAAAGGCTGATGGCCAGAAACGCCTGTTCATGATTGGCAATGATGCAATCGCTCTTGGAGCAGTAGCAGCAGGATGCCGTTTCATGGCTGCATACCCAATCACACCTGCTTCAGAAATCATGGAATACCTGATCAAGAAACTTCCTGCCCTTGGCGGAACAGTCATTCAGACGGAAGATGAAATCGCTGCTGTCACTATGACAATCGGTGCTAACTATGGCGGTGTACGTGCCCTTACAGCTTCTGCTGGACCAGGCCTTTCTTTGAAGATGGAAGCAATCGGTCTTTCAGGTATCACTGAAACACCGCTAGTGATTGTTGACACTCAACGTGGCGGCCCATCAACCGGACTTCCTACAAAACAGGAACAATCAGATTTAATGGCAATGATTTATGGAACGCACGGTGAGATTCCTAAAATCGTGTTTGCTCCAAGTACTGTTCAGGAAGCATTCTATGATGCAGCGGAAGCATTCAACCTTGCCGAGGAATATCAGTGCCCTGTCATTATGCTGACGGACCTTCAATTATCTCTAGGAAAACAGACAGTTGAACCGCTTGAGTTTGATAAAGTGGAAATCCGCCGCGGTAAATTGGCTACAGAAGCTCTTCCTGAAATCGATAATAAAGGCTACTTCAAGCGTTATGAAGTGACTGAAGATGGTGTATCACCACGCGTTATCCCAGGAATGAAGAACGGTATCCACCATGTTACTGGTGTTGAGCATGATGAAACAGGAAAACCTTCGGAATCCGCTGCTAACCGTATTGCGCAAATGGATAAGCGTATGCGTAAAATCAGCAATCTGAAGTTCAATACGCCAATCCACAAGAACGCTCCGCATGAGGAAGCTGATCTGTTGATCGTAGGTTTCAACTCTACAAGAGGTGCAATTGAAGAGGCAATGGGAAGACTTGAGAA
It contains:
- a CDS encoding dipeptidase encodes the protein MKIFDAHCDVLYKLFMDPTLEFANSPGLQVNLERLKASNTKVQLFAIYVPESVHPDLKFEAALRMADLFYEKVLTPHPQIRLVKDREDIDQLAEDKIGAVLTLEGCDAIGQDLLKLRTLLRLGVRSVGLTWNYGNYVADGALEERGAGLSRFGRQVVQLLNDTGTVCDVSHLSEQGFWDVMESAEHVFASHSNCYSLCRHPRNLKDNQINALIDRDSVIGVTFVPEFLSGKKESASINDVIRHLDHICSLGGENHVGFGSDFDGIEFTVGNLEGNEQYDNLWNELQKYYSDIQVRKFLHKNMASRIPVLSR
- a CDS encoding 2-oxoacid:acceptor oxidoreductase subunit alpha, translating into MINQLSWKVGGQQGEGIESTGEIFSIALNRLGYYLYGYRHFSSRIKGGHTNNKIRVSTTEVRSISDDLDILVAFDQETIDVNYKELHENGVIIADAKFDPKKPEDTQAAMYAVPFTEMATELGTSLMKNMVAIGATSAVLDLDIQVFEEVVQEIFGRKGQQVVDKNMEAIKAGYEYTKEQLGGAETMQLEKADGQKRLFMIGNDAIALGAVAAGCRFMAAYPITPASEIMEYLIKKLPALGGTVIQTEDEIAAVTMTIGANYGGVRALTASAGPGLSLKMEAIGLSGITETPLVIVDTQRGGPSTGLPTKQEQSDLMAMIYGTHGEIPKIVFAPSTVQEAFYDAAEAFNLAEEYQCPVIMLTDLQLSLGKQTVEPLEFDKVEIRRGKLATEALPEIDNKGYFKRYEVTEDGVSPRVIPGMKNGIHHVTGVEHDETGKPSESAANRIAQMDKRMRKISNLKFNTPIHKNAPHEEADLLIVGFNSTRGAIEEAMGRLEKDGLKVNHAHVRLVHPFPADEMMQLVQSAKKVAVIENNATGQLANIMKMNVGSHEKIHKILKYDGNPFLPQEVHTKCKELF